The Triticum aestivum cultivar Chinese Spring chromosome 3A, IWGSC CS RefSeq v2.1, whole genome shotgun sequence genome includes a region encoding these proteins:
- the LOC123057233 gene encoding B3 domain-containing protein Os03g0619600-like, with amino-acid sequence MQAACIHLSSSLPVKIQWHNLTNEGLLSAARLKKKEVKEKTSKRRGSWLERMRKFKRKKQTKSSKKKNGGGGVKTQVPMNVPHKSSQYENGGGVGSQVPMSVSHKDGNAFTSYTNLLMDVSKMSIPCECCERKIRFIRKINGNFMHSMVIPEWFVSQLGGKIWRTIKLQAPDGIIYDVGLSENMNRIILKFGWAAFLDANEIEENYSLMFRYLGNSLFEVTIFDSNGKEKVSRSHYTDNSSSSHPGATQSSAGQGSDSDGSQKESLYRYKKSAKMPAIYSSSEEFSEDNFVESEDQQMLSKYCVFSGRCYLTEAQKAKVLALVKKIRPEIPVLVVEMKKSNVKQSGTLVICKDYARKHMPCEGTNIILQLPRKDKGWKCRFHIRPSGTSDAGRRNLSLGNFVRDNHVREGDICLFEPMTNAKEKRFTMTVHLVHKAGIYHSPGERTDIGSNHGRTSTKMASAMDEPPTDGEEYSSEHEEHGVSDHSEGGSEPPFMLADKAYLTRAQEKKVLEKVEEIESEVPLYVAIMSKSNVYRGGGCNTPTLHFGYQYTGRYLVQKSAAGHHRGKSSLISLMLHREGRSGSWPTKMQHSMQHTTHAMRVLEGWTFFARDNRLREGDLCLFKLIKNKEPLTMVIHIIRREEC; translated from the exons ATGCAGGCTGCCTG TATACATCTGAGTTCTTCCCTTCCAGTTAAGATTCAATGGCACAATCTAACAA ATGAAGGTTTGCTTAGTGCTGCACGCTTAAAGAAAAAGGAGGTTAAAGAAAAAACTTCAAAGAGGCGTGGCAGTTGGCTCGAGAGGATgcgcaagttcaaaaggaaaaagcAAACTAAATCTAGC AAAAAAAagaatggtggtggtggtgtgaAAACTCAAGTACCAATGAATGTCCCTCATAAATCTAGC CAATATGAGAATGGTGGTGGTGTAGGTTCTCAAGTACCAATGAGTGTTTCTCATAAGGACGGCAATGCCTTCACCAGCTACACAAATTTGCTGATG GACGTATCCAAGATGAGCATCCCTTGCGAATGCTGTGAAAGGAAGATAAGGTTCATCAGAAAAATAAATGGAAATTTTATGCATAGCATG GTCATTCCAGAGTGGTTTGTTAGTCAACTTGGGGGCAAAATCTGGAGAACCATCAAACTGCAAGCCCCTGATGGTATCATATATGATGTTGGACTTAGTGAGAATATGAATAGAATTATCCTCAAGTTTGGGTGGGCAGCATTTCTTGATGCCAATGAAATCGAAGAAAACTATTCCTTGATGTTTCGGTACCTCGGAAACTCCCTCTTTGAGGTTACAATATTTGATTCCAATgggaaggagaaagtctcacgcaGTCACTATACCGATAATTCGAGCAGTTCTCATCCTGGAGCTACTCAGTCATCAGCAGGGCAAGGTTCAGATTCAGATGGAAGCCAGAAGGAAAGCTTGTACCGGTACAAAAAATCAGCAAAGATGCCCGCAATATATTCTTCTTCTGAGGAATTCTCAG AAGACAATTTTGTGGAGTCGGAGGATCAACAGATGCTTTCAAAATATTGTGTCTTCTCAGGGCGGTGCTATCTTACAGAAGCACAGAAGGCGAAAGTTCTTGCACTTGTAAAGAAAATTCGACCCGAAATCCCGGTGCTTGTTGTAGAGATGAAGAAGAGCAATGTAAAGCAGAGTGGTACTCTG GTAATATGTAAGGATTACGCACGCAAGCACATGCCATGCGAAGGAACAAATATCATACTCCAGCTGCCTCGAAAAGACAAGGGTTGGAAGTGCAGATTCCATATCAGGCCATCTGGAACATCTGACGCTGGTCGCCGCAACCTTTCATTGGGGAACTTTGTCCGTGACAATCATGTTAGAGAAGGTGATATATGCCTCTTTGAACCAATGACAAATGCTAAGGAGAAAAGATTCACTATGACTGTCCATCTCGTTCACAAAGCGGGCATTTATCATTCCCCTGGTGAAAGAACTGACATTGGCTCAAATCATGGAAGGACGAGCACTAAGATGGCAAGTGCTATGGATGAACCACCTACTGATG GTGAAGAGTACTCTTCGGAACATGAAGAGCATGGAGTCTCTGATCATTCTGAGGGAGGTTCTGAACCTCCCTTCATGCTGGCAGACAAAGCTTACCTAACACGAGCACAAGAGAAGAAAGTGTTGGAGAAAGTCGAGGAAATCGAGTCAGAAGTACCCTTGTATGTTGCTATCATGAGCAAGTCCAATGTCTATCGGGGTGGTGGCTGTAACACTCCCACCCTA CACTTTGGCTACCAATACACAGGCAGATATCTTGTTCAGAAGTCTGCTGCTGGCCATCATCGTGGAAAGAGTAGCCTGATCAGTTTGATGCTTCATAGGGAGGGGAGGAGTGGATCATGGCCTACCAAGATGCAACACAGCATGCAACACACAACTCATGCGATGAGGGTTCTCGAAGGATGGACGTTTTTCGCCCGCGACAACCGCCTGCGGGAGGGTGACCTCTGTCTCTTCAAGCTGATAAAGAACAAGGAGCCTCTCACTATGGTGATCCACATCATTCGCCGTGAGGAATGTTAG